One segment of Stappia sp. 28M-7 DNA contains the following:
- a CDS encoding FKBP-type peptidyl-prolyl cis-trans isomerase, with the protein MLRLLQAFILLLPLTLAAHAEELQIRDLVTGTGEEAVPGATVTVHYTGWLMDGTKFDSSLDRGEPFSFPLGASRVIRGWDQGVEGMRVGGKRELIIPPELGYGARGAGGVIPPNSTLRFEVELLRVSKANFGTLDNSQLKERLASGAVLVDIRRPDEWKETGVIDGARLITFFDREGKVNPGFMDELAAVAGKEDRIVFVCRSGNRSEVLARFLSERAGYTAIDSVGQGMVGWITAGNPVTDAKMPEICWLC; encoded by the coding sequence ATGCTGCGACTTCTCCAGGCATTCATCCTGCTGCTGCCGCTGACCCTTGCAGCGCATGCGGAAGAACTCCAGATCCGCGATCTCGTTACCGGCACCGGCGAGGAAGCCGTGCCCGGCGCCACCGTGACCGTGCACTACACCGGCTGGCTGATGGACGGCACCAAGTTCGATTCGAGCCTCGACCGCGGCGAACCCTTCTCCTTTCCGCTCGGCGCAAGCCGCGTCATCCGCGGCTGGGACCAGGGCGTCGAAGGCATGCGCGTCGGCGGCAAGCGCGAACTGATCATTCCGCCGGAGCTCGGCTATGGCGCGCGCGGTGCCGGCGGCGTCATTCCGCCCAACTCGACCCTGCGCTTCGAGGTGGAGCTGCTGCGCGTTTCCAAGGCCAATTTCGGCACGCTCGACAACTCGCAGCTGAAGGAGCGGCTGGCATCCGGTGCGGTGCTGGTCGACATCCGCCGACCCGACGAATGGAAGGAGACGGGCGTCATCGACGGCGCCCGCCTCATCACCTTCTTCGACCGCGAAGGCAAGGTGAACCCCGGCTTCATGGACGAGCTGGCAGCTGTCGCCGGAAAGGAGGACCGGATCGTCTTCGTCTGCCGGAGCGGCAACCGCTCGGAGGTTCTGGCGCGGTTCCTCAGCGAGCGGGCCGGCTATACCGCCATCGACAGCGTCGGCCAGGGCATGGTCGGCTGGATCACCGCGGGCAATCCGGTCACCGACGCGAAAATGCCCGAAATCTGCTGGCTCTGCTGA
- a CDS encoding metal-dependent hydrolase has protein sequence MDSLTQFVLGAAVSTAFLGKTLGPRRAALVGGVLGTLPDLDVLLPFADPVDSFVLHRGATHSLFIQALAAPVFGEVLVRLFRSLRERRLLVWLTVYLCFATHALIDAMTVYGTRLFWPIFPDPVGVGSVFIIDPLYTLPLLAVAVWALARGEWSPRFSRANAAALVLSTAYMALTVGLQAHMEARASRIFAEAGIAPQRVFAIAAPFNTVVWKVIGMEDERYHNLYLSLLDADSPPTIYTHDRGGRFAECLAANPAYAKLDWFSRGYLRIEELGNRLVVSDLRMGLTPAYVFRFAIAERDEGRYAPIVPERDMSHRRSSEGDGDWLLARLWGRPFLRPAEAQAAETALAENEAAEPRQARAC, from the coding sequence ATGGATTCCCTGACCCAGTTCGTGCTCGGTGCCGCCGTCTCGACCGCCTTCCTCGGCAAGACCCTCGGCCCGCGCCGGGCGGCGCTGGTCGGCGGCGTGCTCGGCACGTTGCCGGATCTCGATGTCCTGCTGCCCTTCGCCGATCCGGTCGACAGTTTCGTCCTGCATCGCGGGGCGACGCATTCGCTGTTCATCCAGGCGTTGGCGGCGCCGGTCTTCGGCGAGGTTCTGGTCAGGCTGTTCCGTTCGCTGCGCGAGCGACGCCTGCTCGTCTGGCTGACGGTCTATCTCTGCTTCGCCACCCACGCGCTGATCGACGCGATGACGGTCTACGGGACGCGGCTGTTCTGGCCGATCTTTCCGGATCCGGTAGGCGTCGGCTCCGTCTTCATCATCGATCCGCTCTATACCCTGCCGCTGCTCGCGGTCGCGGTCTGGGCGCTGGCCCGGGGCGAATGGTCGCCGCGCTTTTCACGGGCGAACGCCGCCGCATTGGTGCTCAGCACGGCCTATATGGCGCTGACGGTCGGACTGCAGGCGCATATGGAAGCCCGCGCCAGCCGCATCTTCGCGGAAGCCGGGATCGCGCCGCAGCGGGTCTTCGCGATCGCTGCTCCCTTCAACACGGTGGTGTGGAAGGTGATCGGCATGGAGGATGAGCGCTATCACAATCTCTACCTGTCGCTGCTCGACGCCGACAGCCCTCCGACGATCTACACCCACGACCGGGGCGGCAGGTTCGCCGAGTGCCTTGCGGCCAATCCCGCCTATGCCAAGCTCGACTGGTTCAGCCGTGGCTATCTGCGGATCGAGGAACTGGGGAACCGCCTCGTCGTCTCGGATCTGCGGATGGGGCTTACGCCGGCCTACGTGTTCCGTTTCGCGATCGCCGAGCGGGACGAGGGCCGATACGCACCCATCGTGCCCGAGCGGGACATGTCCCACCGGCGCTCCAGCGAGGGCGATGGCGATTGGCTGCTGGCGCGGCTTTGGGGCCGGCCGTTCCTGCGCCCGGCCGAGGCGCAGGCCGCCGAAACGGCGCTCGCGGAGAACGAGGCTGCCGAACCTCGCCAGGCCCGCGCCTGCTAA
- a CDS encoding 2-keto-4-pentenoate hydratase produces MQISDGDRHHAAALLKIAGEAGSCAPITDGDNAFGLARAYRVSAEIRAARIARGETPRGWKIGFTNRTIWDEYDVHAPIWGPVYDTTLAAVPAQGAAETSIGHLVEPRIEPEIVFRIASPLQAGLSEAQLLERIDGVALGFEIVQSIYPDWRFQAADTVAAFALHGLLRHRPFAPVTAVNRAEWLERLSSFTLDLHRNGELIDSGRAENVLGGPLSALKAMVDGLPATALASTVSTGEVVTTGTLTRAFPVAPGETWETRVAGLSLADMAISFTR; encoded by the coding sequence TTGCAGATTTCGGATGGCGACAGGCACCACGCGGCAGCGCTCTTGAAGATCGCCGGCGAGGCAGGCTCCTGCGCACCGATCACCGACGGGGATAACGCCTTCGGCTTAGCGCGCGCCTATCGGGTCTCGGCGGAGATCCGCGCGGCCCGCATCGCCCGCGGCGAAACCCCGCGCGGCTGGAAGATCGGCTTCACCAACCGGACCATCTGGGACGAGTACGACGTGCACGCGCCGATCTGGGGGCCGGTCTACGACACGACGCTGGCCGCGGTGCCGGCGCAAGGGGCGGCCGAAACATCCATCGGCCATCTGGTCGAGCCGAGAATCGAGCCGGAAATCGTCTTCCGGATCGCCTCGCCGCTGCAGGCGGGCCTTTCGGAGGCGCAGTTGCTGGAGCGGATCGACGGGGTGGCGCTCGGCTTCGAGATCGTCCAGTCGATCTATCCGGACTGGCGGTTCCAGGCGGCCGATACGGTCGCCGCCTTCGCCCTGCACGGCCTGCTGCGGCACCGCCCCTTTGCGCCCGTCACAGCAGTGAACCGGGCCGAGTGGTTGGAACGGCTCTCCTCCTTCACGCTGGATCTTCATCGCAACGGTGAGCTCATCGACAGCGGCCGCGCGGAGAACGTGCTCGGCGGGCCGCTGAGCGCGCTCAAGGCTATGGTCGACGGGCTGCCTGCTACCGCGCTGGCGAGCACGGTCTCCACTGGGGAAGTCGTGACGACGGGGACGCTGACGCGGGCCTTTCCGGTGGCGCCCGGCGAGACCTGGGAGACGCGCGTTGCCGGGCTGTCGCTTGCCGACATGGCGATCTCGTTCACCCGTTAG
- a CDS encoding MFS transporter, with product MQGSGTHDTGGVDSGYAWARLGLSMFLATIGGAGMWSVVVVLPAVEREFGVDRADASLPYTATMIGFALGNLFIGRFVDRLGVMVPLALASVLLGSGFLLASQASSIWIFTVLQGAMIGFGSAATFGPLLADVSHWFAKRRGLAVSATASGNYFAGAIWPLVLQAAMSEYGWRGAYILAGCVCLAVLVPMAFLLRRPAPHMAAGARHVEPPPPVRTTPLSPGALQFLLILAGLGCCVAMSMPQVHIVAYCVDLGYGVARGAEMLSLMLAGGIASRLISGVLADKIGGLPTLLIGAVLQCLALFLYIPYDGLASLYMVSLIFGLSQGGIVSSYAIVVREYLPAREAGRRVGAVITATIVGMALGGWMSGWIYDLTASYQAAFLNGIGWNMVNIAVIVLILVKSGRPRRLTAAA from the coding sequence ATGCAGGGAAGCGGGACACACGACACGGGCGGTGTCGACAGCGGCTATGCCTGGGCACGGCTGGGGCTTTCCATGTTCCTCGCCACCATCGGCGGGGCGGGCATGTGGTCCGTGGTGGTGGTGTTGCCGGCGGTGGAGCGCGAGTTTGGCGTCGACCGGGCGGATGCCTCGCTGCCCTACACGGCGACAATGATCGGCTTCGCGCTCGGCAATCTGTTCATCGGCCGTTTCGTCGATCGCCTCGGCGTCATGGTGCCGCTGGCGCTGGCCTCCGTGCTGCTCGGCTCAGGCTTCCTGCTGGCCTCGCAGGCCAGTTCGATCTGGATTTTCACCGTTCTGCAGGGGGCGATGATCGGCTTCGGTTCGGCGGCGACCTTCGGTCCGCTGCTCGCCGACGTCTCGCACTGGTTCGCCAAACGGCGCGGCCTCGCCGTCTCCGCAACCGCGTCGGGCAACTATTTCGCCGGGGCGATCTGGCCGCTGGTGCTGCAGGCGGCGATGTCCGAATACGGCTGGCGTGGGGCCTATATTCTGGCAGGCTGCGTCTGTCTTGCCGTGCTGGTGCCGATGGCCTTCCTGCTGCGCCGGCCGGCGCCGCACATGGCGGCCGGGGCGAGGCACGTGGAGCCGCCGCCGCCGGTGCGCACGACACCGCTGTCGCCCGGCGCCCTGCAGTTCCTGCTGATCCTTGCCGGGCTCGGCTGCTGTGTCGCCATGTCGATGCCGCAGGTGCATATCGTCGCCTATTGCGTCGATCTCGGCTACGGGGTGGCGCGCGGGGCGGAGATGCTTTCCCTGATGCTGGCCGGAGGCATCGCCAGCCGGCTGATTTCCGGCGTGCTGGCCGACAAGATCGGCGGGCTGCCGACGCTGCTGATCGGGGCGGTGCTGCAGTGCCTCGCGCTGTTCCTCTACATCCCCTATGACGGGCTTGCCTCGCTCTACATGGTGTCGCTGATCTTCGGCCTGTCGCAGGGCGGCATCGTGTCCAGCTATGCCATCGTGGTGCGCGAATACCTGCCGGCCCGCGAGGCCGGACGCCGCGTCGGTGCGGTGATCACCGCAACCATCGTCGGCATGGCGCTGGGCGGCTGGATGTCGGGCTGGATCTATGACCTTACGGCATCCTACCAGGCGGCGTTCCTGAACGGCATCGGCTGGAACATGGTCAACATCGCGGTGATCGTGCTGATCCTGGTGAAGAGCGGACGGCCGCGCCGGTTGACCGCGGCGGCCTGA
- a CDS encoding adenylate/guanylate cyclase domain-containing protein, whose product MTTRPTRRSGWQLEIAAVLLASLVALVAASRLDPLAGDIAVSFAPSPPPETLSEIVVAVVTEDTLATFPYRSPIDREFLANLVKRLDKAGAAAVGIDVLLDQPSLPHKDKALFSAIDEASLPVVLAYATSADGLTDRQAAFAAKNVASRGHGLIALPRDEIDGVVRHLPLARVEDGKTTRTFTQALIEAAGATADESTGDTRSRILYGNGAQTLQNGAPGPFPLYPAHLIPLLPDAWFAGKIVLIGTDLPTIDRHPTPMVAGQGSAAGTIPGVLIHAHILAQRLAGLSLPASPPWLRIAATLALAGLAALALSLPFPPRRLVLLLALGLVAYFALAAWLVASGTWLPPLVAPPLAALATAGVLSWRRWQTERSERAFLRLAFSRYVSPPVVERIASGRLALELGGEKRKVTYLFTDLEGFTSLSEHLEPSALTDILNPYLDEMCRLMTEHGATIDKIIGDAVVGFFGAPDEDPEQEAHAVALALALDDFAQGYRMKVAGRGIHLGATRIGLHAGEAVIGNFGGSRFFDYTGIGDTVNTAARLEGANRFLGTRILMSETVAAHCPPSQCRPAADLVLKGRTTPLPCFEPLAARQRDPAWQSAYRSAFAAMRAGNADAASLFEASLRLRPDDPLALLHLRRLQAGETGTTLVLEGK is encoded by the coding sequence GTGACGACGCGGCCGACACGTCGTAGCGGATGGCAGCTGGAGATCGCGGCCGTTCTGCTTGCCTCTTTGGTCGCGCTTGTGGCCGCCTCCCGGCTCGACCCGCTTGCGGGCGACATCGCGGTTTCCTTCGCGCCCTCGCCGCCGCCCGAGACCCTGTCCGAAATCGTGGTCGCCGTCGTGACCGAGGACACGCTTGCCACCTTCCCCTACCGCTCCCCCATCGACCGCGAGTTCCTGGCCAATCTGGTGAAACGTCTGGACAAGGCCGGGGCCGCCGCCGTCGGCATCGACGTCCTGCTCGATCAGCCGAGCCTTCCGCACAAGGACAAGGCCCTGTTCTCCGCTATCGACGAGGCCTCGCTGCCGGTCGTGCTCGCCTATGCCACCTCCGCTGACGGGCTGACCGACCGGCAGGCCGCTTTTGCTGCAAAGAACGTCGCCAGCCGCGGGCACGGGCTGATCGCCCTGCCGCGCGACGAGATCGACGGCGTGGTTCGCCACCTGCCGCTGGCACGGGTCGAGGACGGCAAGACGACACGCACCTTCACGCAGGCCCTGATCGAGGCAGCCGGCGCAACGGCTGATGAGAGCACGGGAGACACGCGGTCCCGCATCCTTTACGGCAATGGCGCGCAGACACTGCAGAACGGTGCGCCCGGCCCGTTCCCGCTCTACCCTGCCCACCTCATACCGTTGCTCCCCGACGCGTGGTTCGCCGGCAAGATCGTCCTCATCGGCACGGACCTGCCGACCATCGACCGGCATCCGACACCGATGGTCGCCGGCCAGGGCAGCGCCGCCGGCACCATTCCCGGCGTGCTGATCCATGCGCACATCCTTGCCCAGCGTCTTGCCGGGCTCTCGCTCCCCGCCTCGCCGCCCTGGCTGCGGATCGCGGCGACGCTGGCGCTTGCCGGCCTTGCCGCCCTGGCGCTGTCTCTGCCCTTCCCCCCGCGCCGGCTGGTCTTGCTGCTGGCCCTCGGCCTTGTCGCCTATTTCGCCCTTGCCGCCTGGCTGGTCGCCAGCGGCACCTGGCTGCCGCCGCTCGTCGCCCCTCCCCTTGCGGCCCTTGCGACCGCCGGCGTGCTCTCCTGGCGACGATGGCAGACGGAGCGCTCGGAGCGGGCGTTCCTGCGCCTTGCCTTCTCGCGCTATGTCAGTCCCCCGGTGGTGGAGCGCATCGCCAGCGGGCGGCTGGCGCTGGAACTCGGCGGCGAGAAGCGGAAGGTCACCTATCTCTTCACCGATCTGGAGGGCTTCACCAGCCTGTCGGAGCACCTTGAGCCCTCCGCCCTGACCGACATCCTCAACCCGTATCTCGACGAGATGTGCCGGCTGATGACCGAACACGGGGCAACGATCGACAAGATCATCGGCGATGCCGTCGTCGGCTTTTTCGGCGCGCCCGACGAAGATCCGGAGCAGGAAGCCCATGCCGTCGCCCTTGCCCTTGCTCTCGACGATTTCGCGCAAGGCTACCGGATGAAGGTTGCCGGACGCGGCATCCATCTCGGCGCGACCCGCATCGGCCTGCATGCAGGCGAAGCCGTCATCGGCAATTTCGGCGGTAGCCGCTTCTTCGACTACACGGGCATCGGCGACACGGTGAACACGGCGGCGCGGCTGGAGGGGGCCAACCGGTTTCTCGGCACCCGCATCCTGATGAGCGAGACGGTTGCCGCCCACTGCCCACCGAGCCAATGCAGACCGGCGGCCGATCTCGTCCTCAAGGGCCGCACCACTCCCCTGCCCTGTTTCGAGCCTCTTGCAGCCCGCCAACGGGACCCGGCCTGGCAATCCGCCTATCGCTCGGCCTTTGCCGCGATGCGCGCGGGCAATGCCGACGCAGCGAGCCTTTTCGAGGCCTCGTTGCGGCTGCGACCCGACGATCCCTTGGCGCTTCTGCACCTTCGCCGCTTGCAGGCCGGCGAAACCGGGACCACATTGGTTCTCGAGGGTAAATGA